Genomic DNA from Spiroplasma alleghenense:
CATGTTTATAATGCAGGAAACAATAGTTCACAGCGTCACAATGACTTTAGAGTTGCTAACTTTAGTCACCACCACAATTGCCACCATCAACAAAAAGATGGACGCCAATTTTGTGAACACTGTGGTAAAACCTATAAATATTAATAATTCATAAAACTCTCACATAAGTGAGAGTTTTTACTATTTTATTGCTATAATTAAAAAAGAGGTATTTATGATTGACCATTTAGAAGCTATTCAATGAGACTGTGAAACAAGAAAGTTTTTGGTTTCACAAAATTTTAAAGTCGATTCAAGACTAAAAAGTTTTATTGAAAATAATATATTAACTATCCCAACAACCCAAGATATTGTCAACGAGTTATATCCTTATATTGATTTAAAAATTAAAGAGGAATTAATTGCTAAATCAATTGAAAGGGAAAGCTGTGTTAAAAAAATATTGCAAAATTCAATTGCTAAAAAAACTAAGTTAATCCCTTTTTTACTGGATGAATGTGATGATAAGTTTCATCAACAAATTGCTAAAAGAATTATTACTGAATTTAACCAAATTATTTATAAATATGGGGTCAGTAAAATCCAAACCAACGTAATTAAAATAATTTGAAAAGAAAATCCTGTTATCGGACAAATACCATTTGTCCTTGAAACCAATAATGGGGTTATTATTGTTGATATTAGAACGGGGCAAACTAACTTTGAGGACAGAAGCAAGGGGTTATTGTTTTTATATGAAAAACTTTGATCGCAAAATTCTTCATCAAAAGTTTTAAAGAAAATCTTAATTAATCCTCGTTGAGATATCGCTGTCCAAGAGGTAGAAAATCCAAATAAAAATGAAATTTGAAAGTTATTAAATTTTTAATACCAGGACAAAATAGACTATGAGTGAAGCAATTTTGCACCAGCTAATTTGCAAAGTATCAATTTAACAAGTGATGACCAAGTTTACAAGGATAATATTTTTCCTTTTGAACCAAATAAAACAGCATATTGAATCAATATAAATAATTTTGGTTTTGGTTCTTATAGTGGAAGTCAGTATATAGAAACAAATGAAGCAGAAAGTACAATTGATGGAAAAATACAAAATGGTTGAAAACTCAAAGAAGAAACTAAAAAACTGTTTATGCAATTTCAATTCATAAACAGTTTTTAAGTATATTGTTTTTAAATAATTCAAGTAGATTCTCAATTTTCAGTTTGACCATCTAAATTATCAAAGGTTGATGTGGCTGTAAAAGTTATTTTCATAAAATCAGTACCATTAATTATTTCTCTAGTTTTAAATTCATTAACTTTTGAGGTGAAGAATAGTTCCTTATAAGGAAGCCCTAATGCGGAATCCTCTTTAGAATATAAATCTAATTTTTCCTCTATTTTTAGTTTTGCTTCCTCAGTTTTACCGTCCTTGATTAATTCTTTTAATTCTTTTTGACTAGATTGGTATTCCCATGAAAAGGGATTATTCTCACTATTTTCATACCCGTGATCATAGCTACTTAGCATGTAGTGAATTGTTTTTGAATCAATTTTACCATTTCTGTCTATTTTTTTTGTTTGATTGAAAGTAAAATCAATGTCTTTATATTCATAAGTTTCTCCGCCTATTATATTTTTAATTTTTAAATCGAATTTAATTTTGTATTCTTGACCACTTTTAAAGGGTTTTTCACTATTAATTTTTTCATCAATATCTGAATGCACCCAAACTTGTCTGATACTTCAAACTTCATTTTCCGGA
This window encodes:
- a CDS encoding lipoprotein, whose amino-acid sequence is MKKLLSVLAALGLVTTSTTGVVSCFETPVKKMELNAENLDAWVKEQRFEYLGEFYLFDGEVGDKKEWTSLSYRIAEKIKNVISEMMFKDFQYPENEVWSIRQVWVHSDIDEKINSEKPFKSGQEYKIKFDLKIKNIIGGETYEYKDIDFTFNQTKKIDRNGKIDSKTIHYMLSSYDHGYENSENNPFSWEYQSSQKELKELIKDGKTEEAKLKIEEKLDLYSKEDSALGLPYKELFFTSKVNEFKTREIINGTDFMKITFTATSTFDNLDGQTENWESTWII